A window of Variovorax paradoxus EPS genomic DNA:
GTACTGCGTGATCTTGCGGCGGCCGGCCTCGCCTTCCTTCTTCAATTGCTCGAAGGTCGGAAGCACGTAGGTCATCAGCTGCATGATGATCGACGCCGAGATGTACGGCATGATCCCCAACGCGAACACGGTGAAGCGCGACAGCGCCCCGCCCGAGAACATGTTGAACAGGCTCAGAATGCCGCCCTGCTGGCCCTGGAACAACGCTGCCAACTGGTCCGGGTTGATACCCGGCACAGGAATGTGCGCGCCAATCCGGTAGACCACGAGCGCGAGCAGCAAAAAGACGAGCCGACGACGGAGGTCGCCGAACTTGCCTGTTTTTGCGATCGTTGCCGCGTTAGTTGCCACGAAGAACTTCTTTCAGTCCGAGGGTGATCAGGCGATGCTGCCGCCGGCTGCTTCGATCGCAGCCTTGGCGCCAGCCGTTGCACCCACGCCCGTCAGCTTGACGGCCTTGGTGAGTTCACCGGTCTTGATGATCTTGACGACCTTGGCGAGCTGGCCCACGAGGCCGGCTTGCTTCAGCGCCAGGACATCCACTTCGGCCAGGCCGAGCTGCTCGAGGGCAGTCAGCGTGACTTCGGCGTTGAACTTCAGCAGGTGCGACTTGAAACCACGCTTGGGCAGGCGACGTTGCAGCGGCATTTGGCCGCCTTCGAAACCAACCTTGTGGAAGCCACCAGCGCGCGACTTCTGGCCCTTGTGACCGCGACCTGCGGTCTTGCCGATGCCCGAGCCGATACCGCGGCCAACGCGGCGCTTGGCGTGCTTGGCGCCGGCTGCCGGCTTGATGCCATTGAGTTCCATATCAGTCTCTCTTACAGAACTTTGACCAGATAACTGATCTTGTTGATCATGCCGCGCACCGCCGGGGTGTCTTGCAGCTCGCTCACGCTGTTGAGCTTGCGCAGGCCGAGGCCACGCACGGTCGCGCGATGCGATTCCTTGGTGCCAATTGGGCTCTTGACCAATTGCACCTTGAGGGTTTGTTGTTGCGTCGTCATTTGAATGCTTCTTTCAGGCTTGCGCTTAAGCGAAGATTTCTTCGACGGTCAGGCCACGCTTGGCAGCCACTGCGGACGCGGTCGTCGAGTTCTTCAACCCATCGAGCGTGGCGCGAACCATGTTGTAGGGGTTCGACGAACCATGGCTCTTGGCCACGATGTCGGTGATGCCCATGACTTCGAACACGGCGCGCATCGGGCCACCGGCGATGATGCCGGTACCCTTCGGGGCGGGGATCATGACAACCGAAGCGGCGCCATGGTGACCCGTCACGCGGTGATGCAGCGTGCCGTTCTTGATCGAGATCTTGGCCAGGTTGCGACGGGCTTCTTCCATTGCCTTCTGCACTGCAGCAGGCACTTCCTTCGACTTGCCCTTGCCCATGCCGACGCGGCCTTCGCCGTCGCCCACCACGGTGAGTGCTGCGAAACCGAGGATACGACCACCCTTCACCACCTTGGTGACGCGGTTGATCGCGATCATCTTCTCGCGCAAACCGTCTTCAGGGCCTTCGTTCTGCGTTCTTGCTTGAATCTTTGCCATTTTGAATCTCGTGTCCGGTTAGAACTGCAGACCGGCTTCGCGAGCCGCCTCGGCCAGCGCCTTGACGCGGCCGTGGTACGCAAAACCTGCGCGGTCGAAGGCGACCTTCTCGACGCCGGCAGCCTTCGCCTTTTCAGCGATGCGCTTGCCGACGGCGGTGGCTGCAGCGGCGTTGCCGCCCTTGCCCGAACCGCCGAGCGAGGTACGCATTTCGGCTTCTGCCGTCGATGCGGTTGCAATCACCTTGGTGCCGTCGTCGGAGATGACGGTGGCATAGATGTGCAGGTTGGTGCGGTTCACCGTCAGACGGGCCACGCCCTGCGTCGCGATGCGGATGCGGGTCTGGCGCGAGCGGCGAAGACGCTGTGCTTTTTTGGTCAACATCATTTTGCTGCCCCTTACTTCTTCTTGGTCTCTTTGATCACGATCTTCTCGTCCGAATAACGGATGCCCTTGCCCTTGTAAGGCTCAGGCGGACGAACAGCGCGGATCTCAGCGGCGATTTGACCAACGCGCTGACGGTCAGCACCCTTGATCACGATTTCGGTCGGGGTCGCGGTGGCCACCGTGATGCCTTGCGGCATGTCGATGTTGACCGGGTGCGAATAACCGACCTGCAGGTTCAACTTGTTGTTGGACGCTGCGGCCTTGTAGCCGACGCCGACCAGGTTGAGCTTCTTCTCGAAGCCCTTGGTCACGCCAACCACCATGTTGTTCACCAGCTGACGGATCGTGCCGCTCATCGCATTCGCTTCACGCGATTCGTTGGCCGGTTCGAAGTTCAGCTTGCCGTCATTGCTGACGACCTTGACCAGGGGGTTGCGTGCAAGGTTGAGCGTGCCGCCCGTGCCCTTGACGCTGATCTGGTCTTCCTTGATCGACACATCCACGCCTGCGGGGATGGTGATCGGCATTTTTCCTACTCGGGACATTTCAGTGACTCCTCGATGTCTCGGTTAGGCGACGTAGCACAGAACTTCGCCGCCGACACCGGTGGCGCGAGCCTTGCGGTCGGTCATCACGCCCTGGGGGGTCGTGACGATCGCAACGCCGAGGCCGTTCTGGACTTGCGGAATGGAAGCACTGGCCTTGTAGACACGCAGGCCAGGACGGCTCACGCGCTCGATGCGCTCGATGACCGGACGGCCAGCGTAGTACTTCAGGACGATTTCAAGTTCGCTCTTGCCGGCTTCGGTCTTGACCTGGAAGCCGTCGATGTAGCCCTCGTCCTTCAGGACTTGTGCGATCGCGATCTTCACCTTGGAAGACGGGACCGACACGGTGGGCTTCGCCACCATCTGCGCGTTACGGATACGCGTCAGCAGGTCGGCAATGGGATCACTCATGCTCATGTTGTTTGCTCCTGCCTGGCTTACCAGCTGGCCTTGGTGACACCGGGGATGTCGCCATTGAAAGCCAGTTCGCGGATCTTGGCGCGGGCCAGACCGAATTGACGGAAGGTGCCACGCGGACGACCGGTGATGGCGCAACGGTTGCGCTGACGGGTCGGGTTCGCGTTGCGCGGAAGCTTTTGCAGGCCCAGGCGGGCAGCTGCGCGCTCTTCGTCGCTCTTCTTCAGGTCGTTGGAAGCTGCCTTCAGTTCTGCGTGCTTCGCAGCGAACTTGGCAACCAGCTTGTCACGCTTGAGTTCGCGTTGGATCAAAGATTGTTTAGCCATGTTCGCCTCAGTTCTTGAACGGGAAACGGAAGCCAGCGAGAAGCGCCTTGGCTTCTTCGTCGGTCTTGGCCGTCGTCGTGATGCTGATATTGAGACCGCGCAGGGCATCGACCTTGTCGTACTCGATCTCAGGGAAAATGATCTGTTCCTTGACGCCGATGTTGTAGTTGCCACGGCCATCGAACGCACGGCCGGAGATGCCGCGGAAG
This region includes:
- the rplO gene encoding 50S ribosomal protein L15, which encodes MELNGIKPAAGAKHAKRRVGRGIGSGIGKTAGRGHKGQKSRAGGFHKVGFEGGQMPLQRRLPKRGFKSHLLKFNAEVTLTALEQLGLAEVDVLALKQAGLVGQLAKVVKIIKTGELTKAVKLTGVGATAGAKAAIEAAGGSIA
- the rpmD gene encoding 50S ribosomal protein L30; this translates as MTTQQQTLKVQLVKSPIGTKESHRATVRGLGLRKLNSVSELQDTPAVRGMINKISYLVKVL
- the rpsE gene encoding 30S ribosomal protein S5; translated protein: MAKIQARTQNEGPEDGLREKMIAINRVTKVVKGGRILGFAALTVVGDGEGRVGMGKGKSKEVPAAVQKAMEEARRNLAKISIKNGTLHHRVTGHHGAASVVMIPAPKGTGIIAGGPMRAVFEVMGITDIVAKSHGSSNPYNMVRATLDGLKNSTTASAVAAKRGLTVEEIFA
- the rplF gene encoding 50S ribosomal protein L6, translating into MSRVGKMPITIPAGVDVSIKEDQISVKGTGGTLNLARNPLVKVVSNDGKLNFEPANESREANAMSGTIRQLVNNMVVGVTKGFEKKLNLVGVGYKAAASNNKLNLQVGYSHPVNIDMPQGITVATATPTEIVIKGADRQRVGQIAAEIRAVRPPEPYKGKGIRYSDEKIVIKETKKK
- the rpsN gene encoding 30S ribosomal protein S14 → MAKQSLIQRELKRDKLVAKFAAKHAELKAASNDLKKSDEERAAARLGLQKLPRNANPTRQRNRCAITGRPRGTFRQFGLARAKIRELAFNGDIPGVTKASW
- the rpsH gene encoding 30S ribosomal protein S8 — encoded protein: MSMSDPIADLLTRIRNAQMVAKPTVSVPSSKVKIAIAQVLKDEGYIDGFQVKTEAGKSELEIVLKYYAGRPVIERIERVSRPGLRVYKASASIPQVQNGLGVAIVTTPQGVMTDRKARATGVGGEVLCYVA
- the rplR gene encoding 50S ribosomal protein L18, giving the protein MLTKKAQRLRRSRQTRIRIATQGVARLTVNRTNLHIYATVISDDGTKVIATASTAEAEMRTSLGGSGKGGNAAAATAVGKRIAEKAKAAGVEKVAFDRAGFAYHGRVKALAEAAREAGLQF